A window of Eucalyptus grandis isolate ANBG69807.140 chromosome 4, ASM1654582v1, whole genome shotgun sequence genomic DNA:
GAGATTGTTAGATGGTTGCGTGCTCAAATTTGATGGGCACAAATTTGATGTTAGATGGTTATGTGCTCACTATTATCTTGTTGTACATATACACAAGGTCATTATGAGTAATGAAGGTGACTCCTCTTAGCAATGATGTTGCAGTGTCCACTAAGTTCTCTTCCCCCCTCCATGTTCAAAGGCTAGAGAGTTTTGTAAAATCATTAGCCAGCCGTTTTCTTTATCTATGTGGTGCTTTAAAACAAGAATGTTTATACGTGGTTTATTTGTGGTTCATGTATAAAAATGGtctatataatattttctgCTTCGGATGTATGTGAATAGGCAATTGTTCCTCTATGATAGGAGGAGCTTGCGATTTGCAGCCAAACTAGCTCTTCACCGACTCTAGCctttgtgattgtttttgttGTGAGGATCGTTCGTTAGGACGTGGTTGAAACCATTATAAATCATATGGAACAAGTTGGGCAGTCTTCTGGCACAAAAGCTCATTCCGAACTACACAAACCTTTGGCCAAGTCATCTTCCACAACTTTCATGTTGGATGTCAAAAAAGAGGAACTTATTCAATTCAAGAGAATTTAAAAGAGAGAAAGTCGCTCTCGGAGATGGCCAAGAAATCTCACAAGCATCAATATCCAAATCCTCACATTTAAATTCTCTCATTCAAATTGTCAAAACTTCTTCGATAATGGTCCCTAAAGTGACGCTCAAACTGAACAACCCCTGAACTAAAAATGGTAAAACTCAAATAACCTACGAAAACATCAATCTTGTTCTTTAGTGTGCAGTTCATTTGCCCCATAAGCTAGCTCTTGCAAATTTTGAAGCCTAGAGAAGATATCCAAAATTGTTACCTTGATAAACTACAGCTCTGGTGATCTAGCGAGCAAAGACCGAATATACAATATCCTGACACGTGAGACAGCATGGTATCCATAACTCTCTTCGATTCCATTTTACAAATAAACGTAAAAACAGCATCTCTAATTTCCGCAAGAATCTCATGCTCTCTGGAAGCATTTGCCTTGATGACAGCGGCCAAAACCTGCACTACCATAATATTGGCAATTAACTATGATATATTTTAAGAAGTTCACCATTATCAacagaaataacaaaattatgcATAATGGAGTAACTACTAAATTAGATGAATAAAATGTCATAAACGACCGCAAtatctttctatttttgaaacatccATTCACCAGCATGCTATAATTCTTtctaaaatagtaaaaaaatttatcattcaGGCCCAATTTCGTGGAGACCAGAAATTGTATATTCATGAAATATACTGTACTTACAATTACTTCTGATTAGCTTTTTGCTCATGCTTCTGATTCTAGCACTTGAACATTTGAGTTTTCTTTGACATTGAACATGTCAAATGTTTAAAGACATAAAACTGTCCATTTCTTGAAGAATCATCTCAATACTCTGTTGGGGTCaggattttccaaaattaagagATCCAGATAAATAGATAGTCCCATTCATTCAGCACAGGAAAACTGAAGACAATTAAATATTAGAGAACTGCTGAGCTAACCTCTAGACATATGGGACCTTTCAGAATTTCAGCACATCGATCTCAGTACGTTTCAGTTTTTCCTAGTAGCTCCAGTAGCATTTCAGTCTCCGGGAGCAAATTGTGAAGTTCCTAATCTATCCAAAAGAACATGGTCAAAGCAAGAGTCAAAGGGACCTACAGTTCAAACCAGAAATGTACTTATGATTTATGAACTAAGAAGAGTGAGAATAACCTCTGATTTCAGCTTATATAGGGAGTTGATCTCAATTGCAGCAGCACGTTTCTCCGAGAGGCAGATTCGAACACGATTAAGCCACtcctaaagaaataaatttttcttaaaagggTGAGTCAGGAATTAGAAAATCCAACCAACTTATGATAAGTTTCCGCAGCAAAGAAGGCGTGCCGGATACAGAACACAGCATGCACTGAAACAGAAAATCTCATTTAATCCTTATTGGCGTGATTGTGGTAATTTTCTTTATCAGATAAATGGAGATATAGGAATAATCCcatgaaaacaaaaaggaatagtCCCAAgtcaatttgaaaattcaacgAGACCACATTTTCAATCAATGTATGCCAAATTGAAAGTGTCAGCCAGAAAAGCCAGATATGCACaagatgaaaaacaaaatgtCCTCAGTTAATCACCATCACCAATATAACGATAGAAGTCCATGTGATCATCCACTGGACCTGATAAATCAAGTGTACCATGTAGAGCCATGTCACTCAGTCATGGGCATCACACTGCAGAGTGCACACTCACAAACATTGACAAAACCCAATTCAACTTCAACCACTTGGGtggaaaaaagagaacaaaatttAACAGTTGTTAATCGGAGAACCATGCAGAAACCAGATTAAGAGAAATGGCTTTTTAATCTAGACAAACCAGCAAGGGTAACACTAAACTGTAGAACAAGAAGCAAATAGGTCTTCTAGATGAGTAGAGACcaaacctatgacatttttctcACCACGTAAAAGAGACAATTTAGGTAACTGTAGGGATATGGCTTAATGTATCTTGACCCACAAAATCAATCCTGATAGAGAATTACCTCCATCGAAGAAATTTTCTGTGCCAGTTTCTCGCTTCCTTTGACAAGGATTCCTAAGCGACAGCTTCTATCGTAAAGGTTTTCCAACTCCAATAACTGGAACAAAAGTACATAAATAATGACAATATAAATTATGCAAAGAGAAGTGGACAAAATGAACTCTTATCTTAATCAAAAGGTCAAATAAATTCACGTTATATAcctttgaagatgacaaaagaGTAGATTCAATCTCTCCGGCCAACTTCTTTGCCTCTTCAGCATACTCCTGTACAGATTTTAAGCAAATTACTGTAAGTCACTCGACTAGACAGAGTGCAGGTATATCAAATGCCACAACTTCACAATCTTCTTCAGAACCTTCAATTTAAGATGTCCAGGCTCGTTACACGGCATGGTATCAAAACTCAACAATTCAGTGACATATTCTAAATCTGCCCTCTCCAAAGCATTAGTAGAGCCCAGagaatgattttcaattttgcgAGGCAACTTCTTACACCTTCTGCCCACCTCTGCACGTCGACTAACTTCTTTGCCATGGTACGTACCTGCATGTGATTGAAGTACACATTCATACATAGTCGAAATATATGCACATAATCTGAGAAGAATTTCATGTAGCTAAAAGGCTTTGAACTAACAGGATCCATGTCAAAACCAGCCCAAAGAAATTGTTCACCTTCTTTCAAcagtttttgataaatatccTTAGAGAAAGGATTTTTAAGAGCGTCGGTTGACTGCAACAGCCATTGATCTGCAAGATGAGCCAAAGTAGCATGGCCACCTTTTACCTACAAGAACATATAATCCAGAAGAACATTCTCTCTTACTGAAGAACAAAAGGCAAACTAAAATAACAATCTTGACAAGGACAATCAACTCCAGCACAATATTAAAGAACAAGAGGAGATTAGCACAGATTCCAAACCTCACTAAACACCACTAAATTTCACTTTGTTCTTCATTGACATTTATTCCAACACCAAACAATTATGCAGTGACCTTGGTAGAAAAGAATTTCCTAGAATGTACATAGTTTGCCAGTCAACCAGTAAAAAACATTGGCAACTAAGACCAAAGCAATAAAACCAACTTCAGCTAGACTCTTCCATAAAACAAAGATCATATAATACCTAGTAAGTATAAAAATGAGACGATCCACCTTGCTTAAGATTGACACCTCATCCAGTCATAAATTTATAGAATGAACACCAAGGCTGAAGTTGTTTTAATTGCTGCAATTTGTTTTCTACATGCTTTATTCGATACCTCATCCAGTCTCTTTGTTAATTGACTAAGTAAGTCTTGTATCTGACAATACCTTTTTCGCTGAAGAACTTGTTTCGCTGGAGAAAGATCTTTGCTGGAGCACCTTACTCCTTTGAGTCTCCTCACCATTGTATTTATCGACAGTGAGCAGCAAGTCACTTAACTCTGCTAATGTATGACGGTCAAGGAGGCAATGTTTGCTGGGTTTGCATTCACAGATGTGTTGCCAGTGCTGCACAAAAGGGGTCTGATG
This region includes:
- the LOC104421663 gene encoding lysine-specific demethylase 5A; the encoded protein is MSAISVVCDCRPSAFVCLEHWQHICECKPSKHCLLDRHTLAELSDLLLTVDKYNGEETQRSKVLQQRSFSSETSSSAKKVKGGHATLAHLADQWLLQSTDALKNPFSKDIYQKLLKEGTYHGKEVSRRAEVGRRCKKLPRKIENHSLGSTNALERADLEYVTELLSFDTMPCNEPGHLKLKEYAEEAKKLAGEIESTLLSSSKLLELENLYDRSCRLGILVKGSEKLAQKISSMEEWLNRVRICLSEKRAAAIEINSLYKLKSEVLAAVIKANASREHEILAEIRDAVFTFICKMESKRVMDTMLSHVSGYCIFGLCSLDHQSCSLSR